From the Conexivisphaerales archaeon genome, the window TCTGGAAGAAATGCCAGAGTCTTGCCTTTTGTTTTGTCTCTCATCAGGGGGAATGATTGCTACCTGCAGTGCTTTGCTATATCAGGCACCCTAAAAGCACTTTCAGCAAAGCTTAAAGAGATGAGCATAGAATCAGCCACTGGAATGAAGTGATCGCCGTCCCAGTCTGAGCCCGAGTGGCTTTGAAGACCTCGCGACGAACTGACCAAAATTATTCTATTTTGAAACCGGTCTGGTTTATCGGCTGAACCTCCTCCACTTCAACCCTGGTAACTGTCGACGAAGGGGGACCAATTCTGCAAGCATCTACCGCCATATCTACAGCTTCGTCCTCCCCCTCAAGCGCTACTTCAACTGAACCATCTGGCATGTTTCTGGCATATCCTGCCAGACCAAGAGCTATCGCCTGCCTTCTCACAAAATATCTGAACCCAACCCCCTGCACTATACCATATATCTTGAGCTTTACACGCTTTGTCATCATTGCGCACCCATAAGCGAAGTAGAATTGAATTCAGACTACTTCTCTCAGTATGACCATTGTGTTTGTGCTTGCGACTCCTTCAGTCTTCCTTATCTGGTCTATCGTGTTGTTGACCTCCTCCATGCTGAAGGCCTCTATAGTTATCGCTATATCATACTGACCTGTTATTTCGTTGACCTTTCTCACTGCTGGAAGAAGTTTGATCTTATCTGCAACTTCGCTGGTTGGGGAGCCTGGGGTTACAGCTACGAGAGTAAGGGCGCTGGCTATCTGTGAGGCCTGCAGGTCTATCGTGAATTTCCTGATCACACCATTCTTTACCAGATTCTTTACCCTTCTTCTCACAGCAGCCTCTGACATGCCTAGCTTGGATGCTATTTCCAAGTATGGAGCTCTGCCATCCTGCTGGAGGTACTTTATTATCGCTTGGTCTACCTTGTCCAACTTCAGGATAGCTTCCCTGTCAAACAGAGATTAAAACGTTTATACGGAGTGCCTTTTATAAATGATAGGAGTAGATTTCAAGCCTTCCTTTTTCTCCTTTCTGCAGATAAGCTATCATCTCTCTGGGGATATCTTTTGCAGCTGCACCAGCTTTCACTGCTAGGGTTCTTTCTGATATGAAGCTGCTCTTTCTTATCACCATGCTTACATTGCTTGTATGGCTGAGCTTGCTGCTTCCCATTGCAATGAATTCGAACTCCTTTTCAAGCACCTTTATCCTTATGATTACCTTGCTGTCGTCTCTTTCCAGCCAGAGCTTTGCTTCATCAGATAGATTGCTGCAGCTCTTATCAGCCAAGATGCCTATTATGCAGTCTCCCCTTAACGTCAAGTAATCCTCAGTAGTAACCTCAATGGTGGAGTTGTTCGTAGCTCTGACGTTTGAGTGGCCTGTAAAGTTTACAGTATCAAGAAGCCTGCCCTTCAAGGGAATCCCTTTTCAGTTCCAGTATCTGTAGCTCTGCTTCAGGGGGACAAAGCTGACCCAAGTTATCGAAGTTTCTGTGAGTCTTGATTCTTCGTCCTTTCTGACCTTGACAAGCCTCTGAGCAAAAGGTCCACCTACAGGTGCCAGAAGTATTCCGTTTCTCTTCAATTGTGATTTCAGTATGCCTGGCAAAACTGAACATGCAGCTGTAACTGCGATTCTGTCGTATGC encodes:
- a CDS encoding DUF371 domain-containing protein — translated: MKGRLLDTVNFTGHSNVRATNNSTIEVTTEDYLTLRGDCIIGILADKSCSNLSDEAKLWLERDDSKVIIRIKVLEKEFEFIAMGSSKLSHTSNVSMVIRKSSFISERTLAVKAGAAAKDIPREMIAYLQKGEKGRLEIYSYHL
- a CDS encoding acylphosphatase; translation: MTKRVKLKIYGIVQGVGFRYFVRRQAIALGLAGYARNMPDGSVEVALEGEDEAVDMAVDACRIGPPSSTVTRVEVEEVQPINQTGFKIE
- a CDS encoding Lrp/AsnC family transcriptional regulator; this encodes MDKVDQAIIKYLQQDGRAPYLEIASKLGMSEAAVRRRVKNLVKNGVIRKFTIDLQASQIASALTLVAVTPGSPTSEVADKIKLLPAVRKVNEITGQYDIAITIEAFSMEEVNNTIDQIRKTEGVASTNTMVILREVV